The following proteins are co-located in the Gordonia polyisoprenivorans genome:
- a CDS encoding MaoC family dehydratase: protein MSKTITLSSPPSTADVYSKAVTAMLPVIGKPGRIRADATIPDRRYRLENIRIDPDRLLAYTRATGQQFGPTLPITYPFVLQFPLAMKIMTDGDFPFGAVGSVHLENTITRLRPIGIDEPLTIENHAENLREHRKGMLVDMVSEISVGTELVTRQVATFLKQQRTSLSDEPRGPAPRDQAPPPPDAVLAVDLAKIREYAAASGDRNPIHMGDLTAKAFGFPKAIAHGMWSAAAAVANVEAQLPDAVTYTVRWGKPILLPAKVNVYTHRLDGAGSFDISILNRRKGYPHLTATTRTN, encoded by the coding sequence ATGAGCAAGACCATCACCCTCTCGTCGCCGCCGAGCACCGCCGACGTCTACTCCAAGGCGGTCACCGCGATGCTCCCGGTGATCGGCAAGCCCGGCCGGATTCGCGCCGACGCGACCATCCCGGACCGGCGCTACCGGCTCGAGAACATCCGTATCGATCCGGATCGGCTGCTGGCCTACACCCGGGCGACCGGACAGCAGTTCGGCCCGACGTTGCCGATCACCTACCCGTTCGTGCTGCAGTTCCCGCTGGCCATGAAGATCATGACCGACGGCGACTTCCCTTTCGGCGCAGTCGGTTCGGTGCATCTGGAGAACACGATCACGCGACTGCGTCCGATCGGGATCGACGAGCCGCTGACCATCGAGAATCACGCCGAGAATCTGCGTGAACACCGCAAGGGCATGCTCGTCGACATGGTCTCGGAGATCAGCGTCGGCACCGAGCTGGTGACCCGGCAGGTGGCGACGTTCCTCAAGCAGCAACGCACCAGCCTCTCCGACGAACCGCGCGGGCCGGCTCCTCGGGATCAGGCGCCACCGCCTCCGGATGCGGTGCTCGCAGTGGATCTGGCGAAGATCCGCGAATACGCGGCGGCCTCGGGGGATCGCAATCCGATCCACATGGGCGATCTCACCGCCAAGGCGTTCGGCTTCCCGAAGGCCATCGCGCACGGGATGTGGAGTGCGGCAGCGGCTGTCGCCAATGTCGAGGCGCAACTGCCCGACGCCGTCACCTACACGGTGCGGTGGGGTAAGCCGATTCTGTTGCCGGCCAAGGTGAACGTCTACACGCATAGATTAGACGGCGCCGGGAGCTTCGATATCTCGATTCTGAACCGGCGCAAGGGGTATCCGCATCTGACGGCGACCACCCGCACCAACTGA
- a CDS encoding helix-turn-helix domain-containing protein produces MPVSEGLAAPAVAPLPADDSDPWALRVVDELGHHDCGLDLAVLVGPPGSGRSRALTSLAERLRAAGARVVVGIPRDAQTPDTHGRRPVVVADDVHAWPVASIARLRSALDDGHLAVLAATENRLRDTMITGLIQRSRPGGGVRVCTPVSTAWVLDRALLRRVDLDPTQASHIRRTCAGAPGLIDEILVTLASEFGAAHPDSPPLNPVERAAVLARKAYRRRLEHLDDAVLGALAVAVEGNGLDTSVVAEALDIDEQSAITAVDRARGSGLLLSSDTLVPTARGPLVETLGPGRVAQVRRASVVRRMGVGSISPGDAMAAAELGIREPRVSAALLEAAARASASEAEVLLTAAAGAGGDASEIAMRRAHLALAAGDVHRASRIVDEIIGAATSPAATHVAPTILAARIALAAGRPSHAADLIRWLGPKYAATQPITAVRALLDVGDRDAAAHYLTDTGAAPTAARTAQRDALRALFGEPISGPTLDGLLRALPMLTDRDDIAWPALMLAVQSGDVLAARVVADEVFDADRRDLALRWIALLLDPHTAAGAPTLTPVTPTPADRVRAEVAALGPLPTPGGCGQVLRAAAAVEFGLADTLTLGELWLSLAAAGEQARVRGQVAAFDEVVAGIGTMSGWAVTWNWYAIRACAAAGDRTGTEDRLARLETALSANPGDERTATLAAAARVVHDLAFAATPIDDPRVVQARTGLVAIGAPTDAARLCADTAAPDLPSPRPTSAEAPSPQLTPPSGPLTDREAQVAHELLAGCTYAEIGARLFISAKTVEHHVARIRRRFGGGSRSEVLAALRAAGYR; encoded by the coding sequence GTGCCCGTGAGCGAGGGCCTCGCGGCCCCCGCCGTGGCGCCTCTGCCCGCCGATGATTCCGATCCCTGGGCGCTCCGCGTCGTCGACGAACTCGGCCACCACGATTGCGGTCTCGATCTCGCCGTTCTGGTCGGTCCGCCCGGCAGCGGCCGGTCGCGGGCGCTGACGAGCCTCGCCGAACGCCTGCGTGCCGCCGGTGCGCGGGTCGTCGTCGGCATCCCACGGGATGCGCAGACGCCCGACACCCACGGTCGCCGGCCCGTCGTGGTCGCCGACGACGTCCATGCCTGGCCCGTCGCGAGCATCGCCCGGTTGCGTTCGGCGCTCGACGACGGTCACCTCGCCGTGCTCGCCGCGACCGAGAACAGGTTGCGCGACACCATGATCACCGGTCTCATCCAACGGTCCCGTCCGGGTGGCGGAGTTCGCGTGTGCACTCCGGTGTCGACCGCGTGGGTGCTCGATCGGGCCCTGCTGCGGCGCGTCGACCTCGATCCGACGCAGGCCTCCCACATCCGACGCACGTGCGCGGGTGCACCGGGCCTCATCGACGAGATCCTCGTGACGCTGGCATCCGAGTTCGGTGCGGCACATCCGGATTCGCCTCCGCTCAATCCCGTCGAGAGGGCGGCGGTGCTCGCACGGAAGGCGTACCGGCGGCGCCTGGAGCATCTCGATGACGCCGTGCTCGGCGCCCTCGCCGTCGCCGTCGAGGGCAACGGGCTCGACACCTCGGTGGTCGCCGAGGCCCTCGACATCGACGAGCAGAGCGCGATCACCGCGGTCGACCGGGCTCGGGGCAGTGGTCTGCTCCTGAGCTCCGACACCCTGGTGCCGACCGCTCGGGGACCGCTGGTGGAGACCCTGGGTCCGGGGCGTGTTGCGCAGGTACGGCGCGCGAGCGTGGTGCGCCGCATGGGAGTCGGCTCGATCTCGCCGGGTGATGCGATGGCCGCAGCGGAACTGGGTATTCGTGAGCCCCGGGTGAGTGCGGCGCTGCTCGAGGCGGCGGCCCGGGCGTCGGCGTCGGAGGCGGAGGTGCTCCTGACCGCGGCCGCGGGCGCCGGTGGTGATGCGTCCGAGATCGCCATGCGCCGAGCACATCTGGCGCTGGCCGCCGGTGACGTCCACCGTGCATCACGGATCGTCGACGAGATCATCGGAGCCGCAACGAGTCCTGCGGCCACACACGTCGCCCCGACCATTCTGGCGGCGCGGATCGCGCTCGCCGCCGGCCGGCCGTCGCACGCCGCCGACCTCATTCGCTGGCTGGGCCCTAAGTATGCTGCGACGCAACCGATCACGGCGGTCCGCGCCTTGCTCGACGTCGGGGATCGCGACGCCGCCGCCCACTACCTGACCGACACCGGTGCGGCGCCGACGGCCGCGCGCACGGCGCAACGTGACGCGCTGCGAGCCCTGTTCGGTGAGCCGATCAGCGGCCCTACGCTCGACGGACTGCTGCGGGCGCTGCCGATGCTGACCGATCGTGACGACATCGCGTGGCCCGCGCTGATGCTCGCCGTGCAATCCGGGGATGTCCTCGCCGCCCGGGTGGTGGCCGACGAGGTCTTCGACGCCGACCGCCGTGATCTCGCCCTGCGGTGGATTGCGCTGCTGCTCGATCCGCACACCGCGGCGGGCGCGCCGACGCTTACGCCGGTCACGCCCACGCCCGCCGATCGGGTGCGTGCGGAGGTCGCCGCGCTCGGCCCGCTGCCGACTCCCGGCGGCTGCGGACAGGTACTGCGTGCGGCGGCTGCCGTCGAGTTCGGGCTCGCCGACACCCTCACCCTCGGCGAGTTGTGGCTGTCACTCGCCGCAGCGGGCGAACAGGCGCGCGTACGGGGTCAGGTCGCCGCATTCGACGAGGTCGTCGCCGGAATCGGAACCATGAGCGGTTGGGCGGTGACGTGGAACTGGTACGCGATCCGCGCGTGCGCCGCCGCCGGTGACCGGACGGGCACCGAGGACCGGCTCGCCCGGCTCGAGACGGCGCTGTCGGCGAATCCCGGCGACGAGCGCACCGCGACCCTGGCGGCGGCCGCGCGTGTCGTGCACGATCTGGCCTTCGCCGCAACACCGATCGACGATCCGCGGGTGGTGCAGGCCCGCACCGGACTGGTCGCCATCGGCGCACCGACGGACGCCGCCCGTCTGTGCGCCGACACCGCCGCACCCGACCTGCCGAGCCCGCGTCCGACGAGCGCCGAAGCGCCATCCCCGCAGCTCACACCCCCATCGGGGCCGTTGACCGATCGTGAGGCGCAGGTCGCCCACGAGCTTCTCGCCGGCTGCACGTACGCCGAGATCGGCGCTCGGTTGTTCATCTCGGCGAAGACCGTCGAGCATCACGTCGCCCGTATTCGCCGGCGCTTCGGGGGTGGGTCTCGATCGGAGGTCCTCGCCGCGTTGCGGGCGGCTGGTTACCGCTGA
- a CDS encoding acetyl-CoA C-acetyltransferase — protein MANTPKTRTERPVAILGGNRIPFARQDKAYAKVSNQDMFTAALDGLVSRYSLQGERLGMVAGGAVLKLSRDFNLIRESVLGSALSPYTPAFDIQQACGTGLQAITAVADGIARGRYDVAVGGGVDTTSDAPIGVSEGFRRGLLEVNRARSTQDQVLGLLKALPKLGIEIPRNGEPRTGMSMGEHAAITAKEFGIKRADQDALAAASHQKMAAAYDAGFFDDLVTPFLGLTRDQNLRGDSSAEKLAKLKPVFGVSLGDATMTAGNSTPLTDGASTVLLASDEWAQEKGIPVLAYFVDSESAAVDYVNGPDGLLMAPTYAVPRLLERNGLTLQDFDFYEIHEAFASVVLATLQAWESEEYCKERLGLDKALGAIDRSKLNVNGSSLAAGHPFAATGGRIVAQAAKQIKENGGGRALISICAAGGQGVTAIIEG, from the coding sequence GTGGCCAACACACCCAAGACCCGCACCGAGCGCCCGGTTGCGATCCTCGGCGGCAACCGCATTCCGTTCGCGCGGCAGGACAAGGCATATGCCAAGGTCAGCAACCAAGACATGTTCACCGCGGCCCTCGACGGCCTCGTCAGTCGCTACAGCCTCCAGGGCGAACGCCTCGGCATGGTGGCCGGCGGCGCGGTGTTGAAGCTGTCGCGTGATTTCAATCTCATCCGCGAGTCCGTGCTGGGATCGGCGCTCTCGCCCTACACCCCGGCCTTCGACATCCAGCAGGCGTGCGGCACCGGCCTGCAGGCGATCACCGCCGTCGCCGACGGCATCGCACGCGGTCGCTACGACGTCGCGGTCGGCGGCGGCGTCGACACCACCTCCGACGCACCCATCGGTGTCTCCGAGGGCTTCCGTCGTGGCCTGCTCGAGGTGAACCGGGCCCGCAGCACCCAGGATCAGGTCCTCGGACTCCTCAAGGCGCTGCCCAAGCTCGGCATCGAGATCCCGCGCAACGGCGAGCCCCGCACCGGGATGTCGATGGGCGAGCACGCGGCGATCACCGCCAAGGAGTTCGGCATCAAGCGCGCCGACCAGGACGCTCTCGCCGCGGCCAGCCACCAGAAGATGGCCGCCGCCTACGACGCCGGTTTCTTCGACGACCTGGTCACCCCGTTCCTCGGCCTGACCCGTGATCAGAACCTGCGCGGCGACTCGAGTGCCGAGAAGCTCGCCAAGCTCAAGCCGGTCTTCGGGGTGTCGCTGGGCGACGCCACGATGACCGCGGGCAATTCGACGCCGCTGACCGACGGTGCGTCGACCGTGCTGCTCGCCAGCGATGAGTGGGCGCAGGAGAAGGGCATTCCGGTGCTGGCGTACTTTGTCGACTCCGAGTCCGCGGCGGTCGACTACGTCAACGGCCCCGACGGCCTGCTGATGGCCCCGACCTACGCCGTCCCGCGACTGCTCGAGCGCAACGGCCTCACCTTGCAGGACTTCGACTTCTACGAGATCCACGAGGCCTTCGCCTCGGTGGTGCTCGCGACGCTGCAGGCGTGGGAGTCCGAGGAGTACTGCAAGGAGCGGCTGGGCCTGGACAAGGCGCTCGGCGCGATCGACCGCAGCAAGCTCAACGTCAACGGCTCGTCGCTGGCTGCGGGACACCCCTTCGCCGCGACCGGCGGACGCATCGTGGCCCAGGCGGCCAAGCAGATCAAGGAGAACGGCGGCGGTCGCGCGCTGATCTCGATCTGCGCCGCGGGCGGCCAGGGCGTCACCGCGATCATCGAAGGCTGA
- a CDS encoding GntR family transcriptional regulator codes for MDVAQRTDDRSPKDLIAETLREEILGGDLPAGQRLIEESIAKRFGVSRVPVREALAQLESEGFVLTVRYRGATVAQAPRTDGLGLLQVRRGLEVLAAQLAAERRGGVSVDELAAVARSERPVRAGDGPSFHELVVTGAGNSQLATMLADVNRRVAWALGDDRHGATLDHMAIAHAIVSGAVVQAGFLMEEHLRKDEERFVDQE; via the coding sequence GTGGATGTGGCCCAGAGAACCGACGATCGTTCCCCCAAAGACCTGATCGCCGAGACGCTGCGCGAGGAAATCCTCGGCGGCGACCTCCCTGCGGGGCAGCGCCTGATCGAAGAATCAATCGCCAAACGTTTCGGTGTCTCGCGGGTGCCGGTTCGAGAAGCGCTGGCGCAGCTGGAGTCCGAGGGCTTTGTACTCACGGTGCGGTATCGCGGAGCCACGGTCGCCCAGGCGCCCCGTACCGACGGTCTCGGGCTGCTCCAGGTGCGCCGGGGGCTCGAGGTGCTCGCGGCACAGTTGGCCGCCGAGCGGCGCGGCGGCGTGAGCGTCGACGAACTGGCCGCGGTCGCGCGCTCGGAACGACCCGTACGCGCCGGTGACGGACCCTCCTTTCACGAACTGGTCGTGACCGGTGCCGGCAACTCGCAGCTCGCAACGATGCTTGCCGATGTCAATCGCCGTGTGGCGTGGGCACTCGGCGACGATCGACACGGAGCGACTCTCGATCACATGGCCATTGCACACGCGATCGTCAGTGGTGCAGTGGTTCAGGCCGGATTCTTGATGGAGGAACACCTCCGGAAGGACGAGGAACGGTTCGTAGATCAAGAGTGA
- a CDS encoding TetR/AcrR family transcriptional regulator, with protein sequence MVGGTKRLPRAVREQQMLDAAVSVFAENGFRDTSMDSIAAQAKISKPMLYLYYGSKEELFSACIAREGGRFIDAMAVGFDPKLRQSEQARTVVREFLRYVDENRESWRVLYRVAVGSAAFADTVSTSRRHIVDMVSDLIRRGTTVEGALDIDFELTAIALVGAGEAVADRMSEGDVDLETATDLLVGITWRGLKGVGIHTPS encoded by the coding sequence ATGGTCGGCGGGACCAAACGACTGCCCCGCGCGGTGCGCGAGCAGCAGATGCTCGACGCCGCGGTCTCGGTGTTCGCCGAGAACGGCTTCCGGGACACGTCCATGGATTCGATCGCAGCCCAGGCGAAGATTAGCAAACCGATGCTCTACCTGTACTACGGGTCCAAGGAAGAGCTGTTCAGCGCATGTATCGCCCGCGAAGGCGGCCGATTCATCGACGCGATGGCGGTCGGTTTCGATCCCAAACTCCGCCAGAGCGAGCAGGCCCGCACAGTGGTGCGGGAATTCCTCCGGTACGTCGACGAGAACCGCGAGTCCTGGCGGGTGCTCTACCGCGTGGCCGTCGGCTCGGCCGCCTTCGCCGACACCGTCAGCACCAGCCGTCGCCACATCGTCGACATGGTGTCGGATCTGATCCGTCGCGGCACCACGGTCGAGGGGGCGCTCGACATCGATTTCGAGCTCACCGCGATCGCCCTCGTCGGCGCCGGTGAGGCCGTCGCCGACCGCATGAGCGAGGGCGACGTCGACCTCGAGACCGCCACCGATCTGCTGGTCGGCATCACCTGGCGCGGCCTGAAGGGCGTCGGAATCCACACCCCCTCCTGA
- a CDS encoding VanW family protein, translating into MSDSVSSARRRRWRVGARITTGVISVILLTLSMDLLVTSGHTARGAVTAGRDVGNLSPVRLDHRLDEVTQQAGEPVRLRTESGSATVDAAALGVAFDADATATALQRQPRSPLTRFLALFGRTHDVAPVVRVDAARFDEAIAGLHRDLERSAVDGGVHYDGARPVADLPAAGRRVDRDAARAVLAREWLDGDVVELPMEPFAPTVSAEVVRATVAGPAARAVSDDVEITGRGGVRVSLSPRQIGAILTFVPDGRGGLVAHVDRERGRAALAALRDSETRPADARFSLATGRPRVVPARDGAHVDWDKTFAALERAVVGAGRRTAAAVYRTVPPALSTEKARSLGVTEVIGEYTTGGFSSASGENIRLVAAEVDGALILPGKNFSLNTHTGPRGTAQGYVSSTIIDHGRASNAVGGGISQFATTLYNAAYFAGLADVDHTEHAYYISRYPEAREATVFEGAIDLVIGNTSRHGVLIETTWSPSSVTVRLWGTRSVEVQSITGERYAYTAPEVRRVPRGPDCIASRGSRGFTTSDTRVITDARSGALISRHTRTVRYAPEPTVRCI; encoded by the coding sequence ATGAGTGACAGCGTGAGTTCAGCGCGGCGACGTCGATGGCGGGTGGGCGCACGAATCACCACGGGTGTGATCTCCGTCATACTTCTGACGTTGTCCATGGATCTCCTGGTCACCTCGGGGCACACCGCCCGCGGAGCGGTCACCGCAGGCCGCGACGTCGGCAACCTGTCCCCGGTTCGCCTGGACCACCGGCTCGACGAGGTGACACAGCAGGCCGGTGAGCCCGTGCGGTTGCGCACCGAGTCGGGCTCGGCCACCGTCGACGCCGCAGCGTTGGGCGTGGCATTCGACGCCGATGCCACCGCGACGGCGCTGCAACGTCAGCCGCGCAGTCCGCTCACCCGATTCCTGGCCCTCTTCGGCCGCACACACGACGTCGCGCCGGTGGTCCGTGTCGACGCCGCGCGCTTCGACGAGGCGATCGCCGGTCTCCATCGCGATCTGGAACGGTCGGCGGTGGACGGTGGGGTGCACTACGACGGGGCCCGCCCGGTCGCCGATCTGCCCGCCGCCGGTCGGCGCGTCGACCGTGACGCGGCGCGCGCGGTGCTGGCCCGCGAGTGGCTCGACGGTGATGTCGTGGAGCTGCCGATGGAACCGTTCGCGCCGACCGTGAGTGCCGAGGTGGTGCGGGCGACCGTCGCGGGTCCGGCGGCGCGTGCGGTGTCCGACGACGTCGAGATCACCGGTCGCGGAGGCGTTCGGGTGAGTCTGTCACCCAGGCAGATCGGCGCCATCCTCACCTTCGTTCCGGACGGGCGGGGCGGGCTCGTCGCGCACGTCGACCGCGAACGCGGTCGTGCGGCGCTGGCCGCGCTCCGCGACTCCGAGACCCGGCCCGCCGATGCGAGATTCTCGCTGGCGACGGGCCGCCCGCGCGTCGTGCCGGCCCGCGACGGTGCACACGTCGACTGGGACAAGACCTTCGCCGCACTCGAACGCGCCGTCGTCGGCGCCGGGCGACGCACCGCCGCAGCCGTCTACCGGACGGTGCCGCCCGCGCTGTCCACCGAGAAGGCCCGTTCGCTCGGGGTCACCGAGGTGATCGGTGAGTACACCACCGGCGGTTTCTCGTCGGCGTCCGGCGAGAACATCCGGCTGGTGGCGGCCGAGGTCGACGGCGCGCTGATCCTGCCGGGCAAGAACTTCTCCCTCAACACCCACACCGGGCCGCGGGGCACCGCGCAGGGCTACGTCAGCTCGACGATCATCGATCACGGCCGCGCGTCGAACGCGGTGGGCGGCGGTATCTCCCAGTTCGCCACCACGCTCTACAACGCCGCCTACTTCGCCGGACTCGCCGACGTCGACCACACCGAACACGCCTACTACATCTCGCGGTACCCCGAAGCGCGGGAGGCGACGGTGTTCGAGGGCGCCATCGACCTCGTCATCGGCAACACCTCGCGCCACGGCGTCCTGATCGAGACCACGTGGAGTCCGTCGTCGGTGACGGTTCGGCTGTGGGGCACGAGAAGTGTCGAGGTCCAGTCGATCACCGGTGAGCGCTACGCCTACACCGCGCCGGAGGTGCGGCGGGTGCCGCGCGGGCCCGACTGCATCGCGAGTCGCGGCAGCCGCGGATTCACCACCAGCGACACCCGGGTCATCACCGATGCCCGCAGCGGCGCACTGATCAGCCGGCACACGCGGACCGTGCGCTACGCGCCCGAGCCGACCGTGCGGTGCATCTGA
- a CDS encoding Hsp70 family protein, with amino-acid sequence MTVDIRHDATPEPAGGVGDHEAATALAIGIKIGTDLSIAVGAYADGWAGTVTRPTVELAGRDDFLHRIGDPVGLVDAAGDPVFAEALYAQAVHRLLTEILDATGADPQTVHVTFAVPDGWSPAVIADVGRAVQAATGLTADRCDWTSAAVTAVTAAEHSTGAFADGDPVVVYDFGASATTVTVLAAGTDPTPLTRPLTSTLVSGRDIDRLLLDHTLEATGLGHTLGASVDNPSILADLTELRGRCRTAKERLSTDTGTAVDISVGEHRTQARLVREDVDELVRGPVLESVSLVRDALAAAGVDPRRVAAIVAVGGGSSVPIVSELLESALHIPVILDPDPSGAAAVGAALISADRLAADRLAAAGGPDDATALLAAAAPLPAPAPIHAVEPAPVSESAPAQRLSNRKRGVLVALGVAVIAVFTAAGLSVGTGLVGSTKPATPAPAEGAVPSGAHGASTPARSTAASAAAGGPTTSRSGGAAATTGTAGRTATTGAPTSTAAGAPAASSGAQPGQPAASTAAPQPSTSNGGTDNGGATNGGTGSGSGTGNTDTGGTDDGSGGGTSSGGSGSGNSGSGGGIGGAVRQLPGDVLGGVGQITCGLVGLPACP; translated from the coding sequence ATGACCGTCGACATCCGGCATGACGCGACACCCGAGCCGGCCGGGGGTGTGGGCGATCATGAGGCGGCGACCGCGTTGGCGATCGGCATCAAGATCGGCACCGACCTCTCGATCGCGGTCGGTGCGTACGCCGACGGCTGGGCGGGTACCGTCACCCGTCCGACGGTCGAGCTCGCCGGACGTGACGACTTCTTGCATCGCATCGGCGATCCGGTCGGTCTCGTCGACGCCGCAGGGGATCCGGTGTTCGCCGAGGCGCTCTACGCGCAGGCCGTCCATCGGCTGCTCACCGAGATACTAGATGCCACCGGCGCGGACCCCCAGACCGTGCATGTGACGTTCGCGGTCCCCGACGGGTGGTCTCCGGCGGTGATCGCCGACGTCGGCCGCGCGGTGCAGGCGGCCACCGGGCTCACCGCGGACCGCTGCGACTGGACGAGTGCGGCGGTGACCGCGGTGACCGCCGCCGAACACAGCACGGGGGCCTTCGCCGACGGTGATCCCGTCGTCGTCTACGACTTCGGTGCGTCCGCCACCACGGTGACGGTGCTCGCCGCCGGTACCGATCCGACACCGTTGACGCGCCCGCTGACCTCGACGCTGGTGAGCGGCCGCGACATCGACCGGCTACTGCTCGATCACACCCTGGAGGCCACCGGGCTCGGCCACACGTTGGGCGCCTCCGTCGACAATCCCTCGATCCTCGCCGACCTCACCGAACTCCGCGGGCGCTGCCGCACCGCGAAGGAGCGGCTGTCGACGGATACCGGTACCGCCGTGGACATCTCGGTCGGAGAGCATCGCACGCAGGCCCGGCTCGTGCGGGAGGACGTCGACGAGCTGGTGCGTGGGCCGGTGCTGGAATCGGTGAGCCTCGTGCGCGACGCGCTCGCCGCCGCGGGCGTCGATCCGCGTCGGGTGGCGGCGATCGTCGCGGTCGGCGGCGGCTCGTCGGTCCCCATCGTCTCCGAACTGCTCGAATCTGCACTGCACATCCCGGTGATCCTCGACCCCGATCCGTCGGGCGCCGCCGCGGTGGGCGCGGCGTTGATCTCCGCAGACCGTCTTGCTGCGGACCGTCTTGCCGCTGCCGGTGGCCCCGACGACGCCACCGCGCTGCTTGCCGCGGCCGCGCCCCTGCCCGCACCCGCCCCGATCCACGCCGTCGAACCGGCACCGGTCTCCGAAAGTGCTCCGGCGCAACGCCTCTCCAATCGCAAGCGCGGTGTTCTGGTTGCGCTCGGTGTGGCGGTCATCGCGGTGTTCACTGCCGCCGGATTGTCGGTGGGTACCGGACTCGTCGGCTCGACCAAGCCGGCGACACCCGCGCCGGCCGAGGGTGCGGTGCCCAGCGGAGCACACGGGGCATCGACCCCCGCGCGATCGACGGCGGCGTCCGCCGCGGCCGGTGGCCCGACGACGTCGAGGTCGGGCGGTGCCGCCGCGACGACGGGAACCGCCGGGCGCACTGCCACCACCGGAGCGCCCACCTCGACGGCCGCCGGTGCCCCGGCCGCCTCGAGCGGCGCGCAGCCCGGTCAACCGGCCGCGTCCACCGCGGCACCGCAGCCGTCGACCTCCAACGGGGGTACCGACAACGGTGGCGCGACAAACGGGGGCACGGGCAGCGGTAGCGGCACCGGGAACACCGACACCGGCGGCACCGACGACGGCTCTGGCGGTGGTACGTCGTCCGGCGGCTCCGGCTCCGGCAACAGTGGCTCGGGTGGCGGAATCGGTGGCGCGGTGCGCCAGTTGCCCGGCGACGTCCTCGGTGGCGTCGGTCAGATCACCTGTGGTCTCGTCGGACTTCCGGCGTGCCCGTGA
- a CDS encoding 3-oxoacyl-ACP reductase: MAANSTTAGLYSSFVHSGPGAFIAKQAGLPVPPPLRRYKASEPPLPGPVLLGGSGRLVEPLRELLSGPDYTLIENATTGRSADKYGGLVFDATGITSPAELEQLFEFFQPIMRSTAACARFVVLGTTPELVTDPDEHIAQRALEGFTRSLGKELLKGSTVQLVYVSPDAKTGLTGLESTLRFVLSAKSAFVDAQVIRVGADDATAPASWDKPLEGKVAVVTGAARGIGATIAEVLARDGAHVICADIPAAGEALAETANKVGGTSLPLDVSAPDAGEKLAEHALTRHGGIDIIVNNAGITRDKLLANMDAARWNSVISVNLIAPQQLVNALVQKNALKPGGAVIDVSSIAGIAGNRGQTNYGASKAGVIGLVDTYAPLLAEKGITINAVAPGFIETKMTAAIPLATREAGRLMSSLQQGGQTVDVAETVAYFANPASNAITGNVVRVCGQGFLGA; this comes from the coding sequence GTGGCTGCCAACTCCACGACCGCAGGCCTGTACTCGAGTTTCGTGCACTCCGGGCCGGGTGCGTTCATCGCCAAGCAGGCCGGACTGCCCGTCCCGCCGCCCCTGCGGCGCTACAAGGCCTCCGAGCCGCCGCTGCCGGGACCGGTGTTGCTCGGCGGGTCCGGCCGTCTCGTCGAGCCGTTGCGTGAGCTCCTCTCGGGTCCCGACTACACGCTGATCGAGAACGCCACCACCGGCCGCAGCGCCGACAAGTACGGCGGTCTGGTCTTCGACGCCACCGGGATCACCTCCCCCGCCGAGCTCGAGCAGCTCTTCGAGTTCTTCCAGCCGATCATGCGCTCGACCGCGGCGTGTGCACGCTTCGTCGTGCTCGGCACCACCCCCGAACTCGTCACCGATCCCGACGAGCACATCGCCCAGCGGGCCCTCGAGGGATTCACCCGCTCGCTCGGCAAGGAACTCCTCAAGGGTTCGACCGTGCAACTCGTCTACGTCTCCCCCGACGCCAAGACCGGGCTCACCGGTCTGGAGTCGACGCTGCGCTTCGTGCTGTCGGCGAAGTCGGCCTTCGTCGACGCCCAGGTGATCCGGGTCGGCGCCGACGATGCCACCGCTCCCGCGAGCTGGGACAAGCCGCTCGAGGGCAAGGTGGCCGTGGTGACCGGTGCCGCCCGCGGTATCGGTGCGACGATCGCTGAGGTGTTGGCCCGCGACGGCGCCCACGTGATCTGCGCCGACATCCCGGCTGCCGGTGAGGCCCTCGCCGAGACCGCCAACAAGGTCGGCGGCACCTCGCTGCCGCTCGACGTCAGCGCACCCGACGCCGGCGAGAAGCTCGCCGAGCACGCGCTCACCCGCCACGGCGGCATCGACATCATCGTCAACAACGCCGGCATCACCCGCGACAAGTTGCTCGCGAACATGGATGCGGCGCGCTGGAATTCGGTGATCTCGGTCAACCTGATCGCGCCGCAGCAACTGGTCAACGCGCTCGTGCAGAAGAACGCGTTGAAGCCCGGCGGCGCGGTGATCGACGTGTCGTCGATCGCGGGTATCGCGGGTAACCGCGGCCAGACCAACTACGGCGCCTCCAAGGCCGGCGTGATCGGTCTCGTCGACACCTATGCCCCGCTGCTCGCCGAAAAGGGCATCACGATCAACGCCGTCGCCCCCGGTTTCATCGAGACCAAGATGACCGCCGCGATCCCGCTGGCCACCCGCGAGGCCGGCCGCCTGATGAGTTCGCTGCAGCAGGGCGGGCAGACCGTCGACGTCGCCGAAACCGTTGCCTACTTTGCCAATCCGGCCTCCAACGCCATCACCGGCAACGTGGTCCGGGTCTGCGGCCAGGGATTCCTGGGGGCGTGA